In a genomic window of Tautonia rosea:
- a CDS encoding ParA family protein, which produces MESQEGKSPQEARRNTQIIAVGNQKGGVAKTTNAVHIAAALGELGKKCLIIDLDMNQGATRHLGVPSNSFLGSFEVLIGEEQPLDVVITDGDEDLELPKNVDIIPASRKLETTDQALLQRSKFIVEQDVLIKPLKSLEGVYDYIFLDTAPNANTPTIAAYKAARWFILAAMPDPLAITGLNDALVDIRDAQQNGNAELEILGVILSGVDGRKTRLATALISYVDKTFRFSDGSPAKFATDISRSVVVHEAQKVGKTLFETSPTHKLAGQYRKVAAEVEARVNGITLANLNDPEELDDGADFDDEEAAANA; this is translated from the coding sequence ATGGAGTCGCAGGAGGGCAAATCGCCGCAGGAGGCGCGGAGGAACACGCAGATCATCGCCGTCGGGAACCAGAAGGGCGGGGTCGCCAAGACGACCAACGCCGTGCACATCGCCGCGGCGCTGGGCGAATTGGGCAAGAAATGCCTGATCATCGATCTGGACATGAACCAGGGGGCGACCCGCCACCTGGGGGTGCCGAGCAACAGCTTCCTCGGGAGCTTCGAGGTGCTGATCGGCGAGGAGCAGCCGCTGGACGTCGTCATCACCGACGGCGATGAGGACCTGGAGCTGCCGAAGAACGTCGACATCATCCCGGCCAGCCGGAAACTGGAGACCACCGACCAGGCGCTCCTGCAGCGCTCGAAGTTCATCGTCGAGCAGGACGTGCTGATCAAGCCCCTGAAGAGCCTGGAGGGGGTCTACGACTACATCTTCCTCGACACGGCCCCCAACGCGAACACGCCCACGATCGCCGCCTACAAGGCCGCCCGCTGGTTCATCCTGGCCGCGATGCCCGACCCGCTGGCGATCACCGGCCTCAACGACGCGCTGGTCGACATCCGCGACGCGCAGCAGAACGGCAACGCCGAGCTGGAGATCCTCGGGGTCATCCTCTCGGGCGTCGACGGGCGGAAGACCCGGCTCGCCACCGCGCTGATCAGCTACGTCGACAAGACGTTCCGGTTCTCCGACGGCTCCCCCGCCAAGTTCGCCACCGACATCAGCCGCTCGGTCGTCGTGCACGAGGCCCAGAAGGTGGGCAAGACCCTCTTCGAGACCAGCCCGACGCACAAGCTCGCCGGCCAGTATCGCAAGGTGGCCGCCGAGGTCGAGGCGCGCGTCAACGGGATCACCCTGGCAAACCTGAATGATCCCGAAGAGTTGGACGATGGGGCCGACTTCGACGACGAGGAGGCGGCCGCCAATGCCTAA
- a CDS encoding IS630 transposase-related protein, translating to MTRLNLRVRRTRRMRAYSTDLRERVVAACDARDGTRAEIAARFSVSEGWIRKVLRQRRDTGSIAPKPHGGGREAVFDAEAAARLRQAVRDDDDATLEELARAAGVACSPAAVYRALRRLGITRKKSRGGRPSRTGPS from the coding sequence TTGACACGGTTAAACCTTCGTGTCAGGAGGACACGGAGGATGAGAGCCTACTCGACGGACCTACGCGAGCGGGTCGTCGCCGCCTGCGACGCCCGCGACGGCACCCGCGCCGAGATCGCCGCCCGCTTCTCGGTCAGCGAGGGCTGGATCCGCAAGGTGCTGCGGCAGCGCCGCGACACCGGCTCGATCGCACCGAAGCCGCACGGCGGGGGCCGCGAGGCGGTCTTCGACGCGGAGGCCGCGGCCCGGCTCCGCCAGGCGGTCCGGGACGACGACGACGCCACGCTGGAGGAGTTGGCCCGGGCCGCCGGCGTCGCGTGCAGCCCCGCGGCGGTGTATCGGGCCCTGCGACGGCTGGGGATCACGCGTAAAAAAAGTCGCGGCGGGCGGCCGAGCAGGACCGGCCCGAGTTGA
- a CDS encoding IS630 family transposase: MKAERAAWREEFAAIDPARLVFVDESGASTAMDRTYGRAPSGVRVDGPVPHGHWKVVTLTAAVRLGGVPELACLAFDGATDAACFAAYVTRCLVPTLRPGDIVVMDNLSSHKTAEVRRRIEAAGAEVRYLPPYSPDLNPIEPMFSKLKAWLRKAKARTVDALIEAMGGALRAVRPGDIAGWFGHCGYRPTTSTGTPKGKPD; this comes from the coding sequence TTGAAGGCCGAGCGGGCCGCCTGGCGGGAGGAGTTCGCGGCGATCGACCCGGCCCGGCTGGTCTTCGTCGACGAGAGCGGGGCCTCGACGGCGATGGACCGGACCTACGGCCGGGCCCCCAGCGGGGTGCGGGTCGACGGCCCGGTGCCGCATGGCCACTGGAAGGTGGTCACCCTGACGGCCGCCGTGCGGCTCGGCGGCGTCCCGGAGCTGGCCTGCCTGGCCTTCGACGGGGCGACCGACGCGGCCTGCTTCGCGGCGTACGTGACGCGGTGCCTGGTGCCGACGCTGCGGCCCGGCGACATCGTGGTGATGGACAACCTCAGCAGCCACAAGACGGCCGAGGTCCGGCGGCGGATCGAGGCGGCCGGGGCGGAGGTCCGCTACCTGCCCCCCTACAGCCCGGATCTGAACCCGATCGAGCCGATGTTCTCCAAGCTCAAGGCGTGGCTGCGCAAGGCGAAGGCGCGGACCGTCGACGCCCTGATCGAGGCGATGGGCGGGGCCCTCCGCGCCGTCCGGCCAGGCGACATCGCCGGCTGGTTCGGCCATTGCGGCTACCGACCGACGACGTCAACCGGCACACCCAAAGGAAAACCGGACTAA
- the mobF gene encoding MobF family relaxase: protein MLSIAPVTPGHASYYLEIASADYYVRGGEPEGTWIGGGAPALGLRGRVSGEALENLLDGHSPRSRHVKLVQNAGKSGVNYRDASGEIRVRHRQMGWDLTFSPPKDVDALWAAAPSDVRAEIQRCHFDAVRRAMNYLESEAAVCRRGKGGTEREAVTLACAVFEHGTSRANDPKLHSHVVVANVGVRADGTTGTVESLPFYQHQRTAGALYRAELSHLLGQELGIRSQRATETAEVLGEPVTIPKSWFELPGVPRELCDHWSKRRQDVLAYMARYGGSGAADAEEAVINSRGRKEIRPRGELLAEWQEVARAHGFTPQAARALTGHPVEHGRDPEAIMTGAIDEALRAVTASESVFTRRDLVQHVAEAVQGRGQGADAVLEAVDRALEHHPEVVRLTEREPGTGTGPDAESESAYTTVTMLELEAKLLEDAGIIRDRCEVRASDASLEATLAGRPTLTAEQKIALLKTTREPSDLQLVSGDPGTGKTFFLGALREAFERDGIQVSGACVAGKAARGLEEESGIRSRTVYGLLRDLEGGDREKADAALPRRSVLVVDEAGMLGTRDAARLLEAARERECRVVLVGDAKQLQAVDAGGPLRGLLDRFGGAELTGIIRQREEITGAVSPWKVEAIRQIGRGEGSKALQAYDEKGWVHVAEDRISAMRELVARWGEHAGEPERALIFAATRADVARLNDLCREERMARGLIHRSRTVTLDPGTTLHQGDRVLFSANSKRIGVSNGDLGTIERIRGRSLAVRLDRGETVVVHADTYPSLLPGYAMTTHRAQGVTVDRAFVLAGGPMQDRELSYVQASRARYEVRFFASKLDAGENLDRLGRRVERSRPKTLASDVGTAGEHRTRGRREAAVGPELTLVV from the coding sequence ATGCTGAGCATCGCGCCGGTCACGCCGGGCCACGCCAGCTACTACCTGGAGATCGCCTCGGCGGACTACTACGTCCGGGGCGGCGAGCCCGAAGGGACCTGGATCGGCGGCGGCGCCCCCGCGCTCGGCCTGCGGGGCCGGGTCTCCGGCGAGGCGCTGGAGAACCTGCTGGACGGCCACTCGCCGCGGTCCCGGCACGTGAAGCTCGTCCAGAACGCGGGCAAAAGCGGGGTCAACTACCGGGACGCCTCCGGCGAGATCCGGGTGCGCCACCGCCAGATGGGCTGGGACCTGACCTTCTCGCCCCCCAAGGACGTCGACGCCCTCTGGGCCGCGGCCCCTTCCGACGTGCGGGCGGAGATCCAGCGGTGCCACTTCGACGCCGTGCGGCGGGCGATGAATTACCTGGAGTCCGAGGCGGCCGTCTGCCGCCGCGGCAAGGGGGGCACCGAGCGGGAGGCGGTGACGCTGGCCTGCGCCGTGTTCGAGCACGGCACCAGCAGGGCGAATGACCCGAAACTCCATTCCCACGTCGTGGTCGCCAACGTCGGCGTCCGGGCCGACGGCACGACCGGCACCGTCGAGAGCCTCCCCTTCTACCAGCACCAGCGCACCGCCGGGGCGCTCTACCGCGCCGAGCTCTCGCACCTGCTGGGGCAGGAGCTCGGGATCCGCTCCCAACGGGCGACCGAGACGGCCGAGGTCCTGGGCGAGCCGGTCACCATCCCGAAGAGCTGGTTCGAGCTGCCGGGCGTGCCGAGGGAGCTGTGCGATCACTGGTCCAAGCGCCGCCAGGACGTGCTCGCCTACATGGCCCGCTACGGCGGCTCCGGCGCCGCCGACGCCGAGGAGGCGGTCATCAACTCCCGGGGCCGCAAGGAGATCCGGCCCCGCGGGGAATTGCTCGCCGAGTGGCAGGAGGTCGCCCGCGCGCACGGCTTCACGCCGCAGGCCGCCCGGGCGCTGACCGGCCACCCCGTCGAGCACGGCCGCGACCCCGAGGCGATCATGACGGGCGCCATCGACGAGGCGCTCCGCGCCGTCACCGCCTCCGAGAGCGTCTTTACCCGCCGGGACCTCGTGCAGCACGTCGCCGAGGCCGTACAGGGCCGGGGCCAGGGCGCGGACGCGGTGCTGGAGGCCGTGGACAGGGCCCTGGAGCACCACCCCGAGGTCGTCCGCCTCACCGAGCGGGAGCCCGGTACCGGTACTGGCCCCGACGCCGAGTCCGAATCCGCCTACACGACCGTCACGATGCTGGAGCTGGAGGCGAAGCTCCTGGAGGACGCGGGCATCATCCGCGATCGATGCGAGGTCAGGGCCTCGGACGCGTCCCTGGAGGCCACCCTGGCCGGCCGCCCCACGCTCACGGCCGAGCAGAAGATCGCGCTCCTGAAGACCACGCGCGAGCCATCCGACCTGCAACTGGTCTCGGGCGACCCCGGGACGGGCAAGACCTTCTTCCTCGGGGCGCTGCGCGAGGCCTTCGAGCGCGACGGGATTCAGGTTTCCGGCGCGTGCGTCGCGGGCAAGGCGGCCCGGGGCCTCGAAGAGGAGTCGGGCATCCGGAGCCGGACGGTCTACGGGCTGCTCCGGGACCTCGAAGGCGGCGACCGGGAGAAGGCCGACGCGGCGCTGCCCCGCCGCTCGGTGCTGGTCGTCGACGAGGCCGGGATGCTGGGGACAAGAGACGCGGCCCGGCTGCTGGAGGCCGCCCGGGAGCGCGAGTGCCGCGTGGTCCTCGTCGGCGACGCCAAGCAGCTCCAGGCCGTCGACGCCGGCGGCCCGCTCCGGGGCCTGCTGGACCGCTTCGGCGGCGCGGAGCTCACGGGCATCATCCGCCAGCGCGAGGAGATCACCGGGGCGGTGAGCCCCTGGAAGGTCGAGGCCATCCGGCAGATCGGCCGGGGCGAGGGGAGCAAAGCCCTCCAGGCGTACGACGAGAAGGGCTGGGTCCACGTCGCCGAGGACCGCATCTCCGCCATGCGGGAGCTGGTCGCCCGCTGGGGCGAGCACGCCGGCGAGCCCGAGAGGGCGCTCATCTTCGCCGCGACCCGCGCCGACGTCGCGCGGCTCAACGACCTCTGCCGCGAGGAGCGGATGGCGCGGGGGCTCATCCACCGCAGCCGCACCGTCACGCTCGACCCGGGGACGACGCTCCACCAGGGCGACCGGGTGCTCTTCTCCGCCAATTCCAAACGGATCGGCGTCTCCAACGGGGACCTCGGGACGATCGAGCGGATCCGCGGCCGTTCGCTCGCGGTGCGGCTTGACCGGGGCGAGACGGTCGTCGTCCACGCCGACACGTATCCCTCGCTGCTGCCCGGCTACGCCATGACCACCCACCGGGCCCAGGGCGTCACCGTCGACCGGGCCTTCGTCCTGGCCGGGGGCCCGATGCAGGACCGGGAACTCAGCTACGTCCAGGCCAGCCGGGCCCGCTACGAGGTACGGTTCTTCGCCTCGA
- a CDS encoding tyrosine-type recombinase/integrase, translating into MSREISVITSGPVLPGLIAEAGDGATRRFFEFFTANIRNPNTRAAYARAVAHFLRWCEERHLSLKGIEPIAVAAYVEQLQATHAAPSVKQHLAAVRMLFDWLVTGQVVPTNPAASVRGPKHVVKRGKTPVLSAEDARKLLDSIDTTTIIGLRDRALIATMVYSFARVSAVLGMKVEDYYQNGKRWWLRLHEKGGKFHEVPAHHNTEAYLDAYIEAAGIAGDSKGPIFRTVRGRSKTLTPKPLRRNNALDMVKRRALAAGLPARICNHTFRATGITAYLEAGGTIEKAQQIAAHESPKTTKLYDRTSDQITLDEIEKIVI; encoded by the coding sequence ATGAGCAGAGAGATATCGGTCATAACGAGCGGACCAGTCCTCCCCGGCCTCATCGCCGAGGCCGGAGACGGGGCCACGCGCCGCTTCTTCGAGTTCTTCACCGCGAACATCCGCAACCCGAACACCCGCGCTGCCTACGCCCGCGCGGTTGCCCACTTCCTCCGCTGGTGCGAGGAGCGGCACCTGTCGCTCAAGGGCATCGAGCCCATCGCCGTCGCGGCCTACGTCGAGCAGCTCCAGGCCACGCACGCGGCCCCTTCGGTCAAGCAGCATCTCGCGGCCGTCCGCATGCTCTTCGACTGGCTCGTGACCGGACAGGTCGTGCCCACGAACCCGGCCGCATCGGTCCGCGGCCCCAAGCACGTCGTCAAACGCGGGAAGACGCCCGTACTCTCGGCCGAGGACGCCCGCAAGCTCCTCGACAGCATCGACACGACCACCATTATCGGGCTCCGCGACCGGGCCCTCATCGCGACGATGGTCTACTCGTTCGCCCGCGTCTCCGCCGTGCTCGGAATGAAGGTCGAGGACTACTACCAGAACGGCAAACGCTGGTGGCTCCGCCTCCACGAGAAAGGCGGGAAGTTCCACGAGGTGCCCGCGCACCACAACACGGAGGCGTACCTCGACGCCTACATCGAAGCCGCGGGCATCGCCGGGGATTCGAAGGGGCCCATCTTCCGCACGGTCCGGGGTCGGAGTAAAACGCTCACGCCGAAGCCGCTCCGCCGCAACAATGCCCTCGACATGGTGAAGCGTCGGGCCCTGGCCGCGGGTCTCCCGGCCCGGATCTGCAACCACACATTCCGGGCGACCGGCATCACGGCCTACCTCGAGGCCGGCGGCACCATCGAGAAGGCCCAGCAGATCGCCGCCCACGAGAGCCCGAAAACCACCAAATTGTACGACAGGACGAGCGATCAGATCACGCTCGACGAAATAGAGAAAATCGTGATATGA
- a CDS encoding plasmid mobilization protein, protein MSVRRTATLRSRSVSFRVTEDEYRELTRHANAVGLSPGEFARLATVQRVQNRQQQFIEEEVAAIRDDQARLRDDLATVTRAILVALDVPEPEAERFVREALLLGG, encoded by the coding sequence ATGAGCGTCAGACGCACCGCCACGCTGCGGTCCCGATCGGTCAGCTTCCGCGTCACCGAGGACGAGTACCGGGAGCTCACGCGGCACGCGAACGCCGTCGGGCTCTCGCCCGGGGAGTTCGCCCGCCTGGCGACCGTCCAGCGCGTGCAGAACCGCCAGCAGCAGTTCATCGAGGAGGAGGTCGCGGCCATCCGCGACGACCAGGCCCGGCTGCGGGACGACCTGGCGACCGTGACCCGGGCCATCCTGGTCGCGCTCGACGTGCCCGAGCCCGAGGCCGAGCGGTTCGTGCGGGAGGCGCTGCTCTTGGGGGGATAG
- a CDS encoding type IV secretory system conjugative DNA transfer family protein, which yields MSVLATRVILEGLVPIATGAAAYHSARGLPLHPVLAAAVGVGIALWLASKANFDAGNLLASRNEDVRLDEAVSFVASWVGLHALIPLAALGGYGAGLSRGTLTALGLATGAMLCVAWLVRRHYEGPPSDHVRGAEVKSLARMRRDAARKLPRGDAGLPFGGVMLPSHRANAHFCFIGSPGSGKSVSIQLLMQRAFPAIGAGLGHRAVVFDSKLDALPQLEGLGLSCPIRTLNPLDARGYAWKLADDITDRALAAELVEVLFPANPKASQPYFDEAKKVLCEAVIVSFIEHTPGAWTLRDVCHTLLSPERIRAVLGRTEEGRETFARYFANEKTANDVMSTLANGVGQYRIVASLWHHAEREGRALSLGEFAASEGILVVGRSQVAGKALKAINQVIVQRLIQLVLEKGNRAQLDSMADRTWFILDEFKALGRLRGIEDLMTMGRSAGACVVLGFQDWRGLCAVYEENEAHELVGLCAHKAFLRIDGKETARFASESIGDVEWYEESTGPNGESRSIQKRTRVLPNTFRELPKTGVEAGLHGYYMSDEDAWFAPLRGAEVFRGLARPDPGVPGLVRRDPADQRLRPLETEDFERLGIEPGLEPGPGPGQDQEQDRDQDHEPDLVGQLDEVIRQIERRDAAGPTRPRGGGARDRIAALGRVSLRAGPGEREREGPA from the coding sequence ATGAGCGTGCTCGCCACACGGGTCATCCTGGAGGGCCTCGTCCCGATCGCCACCGGCGCCGCGGCGTATCACTCCGCGCGCGGCCTCCCCCTGCACCCGGTCCTGGCGGCCGCCGTCGGCGTTGGCATCGCCCTCTGGCTCGCGTCCAAGGCGAATTTCGACGCGGGCAACCTCCTGGCGTCTCGGAACGAGGACGTCCGGCTCGACGAGGCGGTCTCGTTCGTCGCCTCCTGGGTCGGCCTGCACGCCCTGATCCCCCTGGCGGCCCTGGGCGGCTACGGGGCCGGCCTTTCCCGCGGCACGCTCACGGCGCTCGGCCTCGCGACGGGCGCCATGCTCTGCGTCGCCTGGCTCGTCCGCCGCCACTACGAGGGCCCGCCCTCGGACCACGTGCGCGGGGCGGAGGTCAAGTCGCTGGCCCGCATGCGGCGGGACGCCGCCCGCAAGCTGCCGCGCGGCGACGCCGGGCTGCCGTTCGGGGGCGTCATGCTCCCCAGCCACCGGGCCAACGCCCACTTCTGCTTCATCGGCTCGCCCGGCAGCGGCAAGAGCGTCTCGATCCAGCTCCTGATGCAGCGGGCCTTCCCGGCGATCGGCGCCGGGCTCGGCCACCGCGCCGTCGTCTTCGACTCGAAGCTCGACGCGCTGCCGCAGCTCGAAGGCCTCGGGCTCTCCTGCCCGATCCGCACCCTCAACCCCCTGGACGCCCGCGGCTACGCCTGGAAGCTCGCCGACGACATCACCGACCGGGCCCTGGCCGCCGAGCTGGTCGAGGTCCTCTTCCCGGCCAACCCCAAGGCCAGCCAGCCGTACTTCGACGAGGCCAAGAAGGTGCTCTGCGAGGCGGTGATCGTCTCCTTCATCGAGCACACGCCGGGGGCCTGGACGCTGCGCGACGTCTGCCACACGCTGCTGAGCCCCGAGCGGATCCGCGCCGTGCTCGGCCGCACCGAGGAGGGGCGCGAGACGTTCGCCCGCTACTTCGCCAACGAGAAGACCGCCAACGACGTGATGAGCACGCTGGCCAACGGCGTCGGCCAGTACCGCATCGTCGCCTCGCTCTGGCACCACGCCGAGCGGGAGGGCCGGGCCCTGAGCCTCGGCGAGTTCGCCGCCTCCGAGGGGATCCTCGTCGTCGGCCGCAGTCAGGTGGCGGGCAAGGCGCTGAAGGCCATCAACCAGGTGATCGTCCAGCGGCTGATCCAGCTCGTGCTGGAGAAGGGCAACCGCGCCCAGCTCGACAGCATGGCCGACCGCACCTGGTTCATCCTCGACGAGTTCAAGGCCCTGGGGCGGCTCCGGGGCATCGAGGACCTGATGACGATGGGCCGCTCGGCCGGGGCCTGCGTGGTCCTCGGCTTCCAGGACTGGCGCGGGCTCTGCGCCGTCTACGAGGAGAACGAGGCCCACGAACTGGTCGGCCTCTGCGCCCACAAGGCGTTCCTGCGGATCGACGGCAAGGAGACGGCCCGGTTCGCCAGCGAGTCGATCGGCGACGTCGAGTGGTACGAGGAGTCGACCGGCCCCAACGGCGAAAGCCGGTCGATCCAGAAGCGCACGCGGGTCCTGCCCAACACCTTCCGCGAGCTGCCCAAGACCGGCGTCGAGGCCGGGCTGCACGGCTACTACATGAGTGACGAGGACGCCTGGTTCGCCCCGCTGCGGGGCGCCGAGGTGTTCCGGGGCCTGGCCCGGCCCGACCCGGGCGTGCCGGGGCTCGTCCGCCGCGACCCGGCCGACCAGCGGCTCCGCCCGCTCGAAACCGAAGACTTCGAGCGGCTCGGGATCGAACCGGGACTCGAACCCGGACCCGGCCCGGGACAGGATCAGGAGCAGGATCGAGACCAGGATCACGAGCCGGACCTCGTGGGTCAGCTCGACGAGGTCATCCGGCAGATCGAGCGTCGGGACGCCGCCGGACCGACGCGCCCCCGAGGGGGCGGGGCTAGGGACCGGATCGCGGCCCTCGGCCGCGTCAGCCTCCGGGCCGGCCCCGGCGAGCGGGAGCGGGAGGGGCCCGCATGA
- a CDS encoding DUF932 domain-containing protein, giving the protein MATNLTHAHGQLFRRNPDEVFPSLQALWAHCDGEKARSRDVWRPPSALNPVANGSLRLDVGENEGDEHGLALNDWSFSQLCALAGVSKDTVNRLSPETAGRVLRETLPAGNKPLQLYAEGDRIRSIHGTAYTRLHNADLVTMLREFAVDFEPPPRGITGGTGLYCGEQDLFCFLIDPTGWAEIGGEAFAPGFFAWNSEVGKRSVGVATFWFQAVCQNHIVWDATEVVEFARKHTGKVGEALSDIRRIIERLVETRDARRDGFVSVMRTAMETTLGNDAEEVLKALARNGIPKGLAKEAIARAESRGRFTIFALVDALTRMSGELVNAGERADADQRASSLLALAAASSS; this is encoded by the coding sequence ATGGCCACGAACCTGACCCATGCCCACGGGCAGCTCTTCCGCCGCAACCCCGACGAGGTCTTCCCGTCACTCCAGGCGCTCTGGGCGCACTGCGACGGCGAGAAGGCGCGATCGCGGGACGTGTGGAGGCCGCCCTCGGCCCTGAATCCCGTCGCGAACGGGAGCCTCCGGCTCGACGTCGGCGAAAACGAAGGCGACGAGCACGGCCTGGCGCTCAACGACTGGAGCTTCTCGCAGCTCTGCGCCCTGGCGGGCGTCTCGAAGGACACGGTCAACCGGCTCTCGCCCGAGACGGCCGGCCGCGTGCTCCGGGAGACGCTCCCGGCGGGCAACAAGCCGCTCCAGCTCTACGCCGAGGGTGACCGGATCCGGTCGATCCACGGCACCGCGTACACCCGGCTCCACAACGCGGACCTCGTGACGATGCTCCGCGAATTCGCCGTCGACTTCGAGCCCCCGCCCCGCGGCATCACCGGCGGGACGGGGCTCTACTGCGGGGAGCAGGACCTCTTCTGTTTCCTGATCGACCCGACCGGCTGGGCGGAGATTGGGGGCGAGGCGTTCGCCCCCGGCTTCTTCGCCTGGAACAGCGAGGTCGGCAAGCGTTCGGTGGGGGTCGCGACGTTCTGGTTCCAGGCCGTGTGCCAAAACCACATCGTCTGGGACGCCACCGAGGTCGTCGAGTTCGCCCGCAAGCACACGGGCAAGGTGGGCGAGGCGCTCTCGGACATCCGCCGGATCATCGAGCGGTTGGTCGAGACGCGCGACGCGCGCCGGGACGGCTTCGTCTCGGTGATGCGCACCGCCATGGAGACCACGTTGGGGAATGACGCCGAGGAGGTGCTCAAGGCGCTGGCCCGAAACGGCATTCCCAAGGGGCTCGCCAAGGAGGCCATCGCCCGCGCCGAGTCCCGCGGCCGGTTCACGATCTTCGCCCTGGTCGACGCGCTGACCCGGATGAGCGGGGAGCTCGTCAACGCGGGGGAGCGGGCCGACGCGGACCAGCGGGCCTCGTCCCTGCTGGCGCTGGCGGCCGCATCGTCGTCGTAA
- a CDS encoding reprolysin-like metallopeptidase, producing the protein MSDVSFSVNECIFGWTAAYNRTDERVTLRIRLVPQYPISNEALNQLKQTWRNGIIAKWSQKHTCPPNLNKIQVDVAWVESGEHHIVNVHRGPRTSNMNNWDDQDDGNTVAHEAGHMFGNPDEYTDSRCPARSPVNTGNVMDKRTGPTEGRLYNDICSRPSAVSSPYHQEVVAQLTEIKGDLRRIVLNISGGMPEEHCNSNIVIDKALGTVEISQMDKLDKTRNVVLTAKHSFPFERITLTASKPRVFDNGSTNFIPDSLVASLTLETDIGKWTTHYAVEQVSTVRLPGPLGNLYSVTPSTSSIFIMQLHYLVITETAHVLIREGRH; encoded by the coding sequence ATGTCCGACGTAAGTTTTTCGGTCAACGAGTGCATATTTGGTTGGACTGCGGCATACAATCGTACCGACGAGCGAGTTACCTTAAGGATCCGGCTCGTCCCTCAGTACCCAATTAGTAACGAAGCACTTAATCAATTAAAGCAAACATGGAGAAACGGTATAATTGCAAAATGGAGTCAGAAGCATACTTGTCCTCCGAATTTAAACAAAATTCAGGTGGACGTCGCATGGGTGGAATCTGGCGAGCATCACATAGTTAACGTTCATAGAGGGCCGAGGACGTCGAACATGAATAATTGGGACGACCAAGACGACGGCAACACTGTAGCTCACGAAGCCGGCCACATGTTCGGAAATCCTGATGAATACACTGACAGCCGATGTCCTGCTCGCTCACCCGTGAACACCGGCAACGTAATGGATAAACGGACTGGACCCACCGAAGGACGCTTATACAACGACATTTGCAGTCGTCCGTCGGCGGTTTCGTCGCCGTATCACCAAGAGGTAGTAGCTCAACTTACGGAAATAAAGGGAGACTTACGTAGAATTGTGCTGAATATTTCGGGTGGCATGCCGGAAGAGCATTGCAACAGTAATATCGTAATCGACAAAGCTCTGGGCACCGTAGAAATTTCGCAAATGGACAAATTGGACAAAACGAGGAATGTCGTCCTAACCGCGAAGCACAGTTTCCCATTTGAACGAATCACTCTTACAGCAAGCAAACCTCGTGTGTTCGATAACGGATCAACCAACTTCATCCCGGACAGCTTAGTCGCATCATTGACCCTGGAAACCGATATTGGGAAATGGACTACCCACTATGCTGTCGAACAAGTCAGTACCGTGCGGTTACCAGGTCCTCTGGGCAACCTATACTCGGTGACTCCTTCTACGAGTTCAATTTTTATAATGCAACTCCACTATCTCGTTATAACAGAGACTGCGCATGTGCTAATCAGAGAAGGTCGGCACTGA